The Mauremys reevesii isolate NIE-2019 linkage group 1, ASM1616193v1, whole genome shotgun sequence genome has a segment encoding these proteins:
- the LOC120395589 gene encoding galactosylgalactosylxylosylprotein 3-beta-glucuronosyltransferase 1-like, with protein MVRRRNLLTTLLIVLPWALLLTLWHQYPATRYLILLRKETEENATAKARFNGTSPLREEGLPSCSWQQASGVAPKVIQNYVYSRPPPWSDTLPTIFVITPTYTRPVQKAELTRLANTFLHVQNLHWLVVEDSPRRTNLVSNLLEKAGLNFTHLNVESPQSLKMSGPSIPSHKPRGTLQRNLGLHWLRDSFNNTQPPEGVVYFADDDNTYSLELFEEMRYTRRVSVWPVAFAGGLRFESPIVSPAGKVVGWKVVFDRNRPFAIDMAGFAVSIRLILERPQATFKLEGVKAGYQESSLLKDLVTMDGLEPKAANCTKVLVWHTRTERPMLGNEGKHGFSDLRMEV; from the exons ATGGTAAGGAGACGTAACCTTCTGACCACACTCCTGATCGTTTTGCCATGGGCTCTTCTTCTAACCTTGTGGCATCAGTACCCAGCCACCCGCTACCTCATCCTGCTGAGAA AAGAGACAGAAGAAAATGCAACAGCTAAAGCTCGCTTCAATGGTACATCCCCGTTGCGGGAAGAAGGGCTCCCGTCATGCAGCTGGCAGCAAGCCTCGGGGGTGGCTCCAAAAGTCATCCAGAACTATGTGTATTCTCGGCCTCCTCCCTGGTCGGACACTCTCCCAACCATCTTTGTAATCACGCCCACCTACACCCGGCCGGTGCAGAAGGCTGAGCTGACCCGACTAGCCAACACCTTCCTACATGTGCAGAACCTGCACTGGCTGGTGGTGGAGGACTCACCCCGGAGGACCAACCTGGTGTCCAACTTGCTGGAGAAGGCGGGGCTCAATTTCACCCACCTGAATGTGGAGAGCCCGCAGAGTCTGAAGATGAGTGGACCCTCGATCCCATCCCACAAGCCACGGGGGACACTGCAGAGGaacctggggctgcactggctaAGAGACAGCTTCAACAACACACAGCCACCAGAAGGGGTTGTGTACTTTGCTGATGATGATAACACCTACAGCCTGGAGCTCTTCGAGGAG ATGCGCTATACGAGGAGGGTATCCGTATGGCCAGTGGCCTTCGCTGGGGGTCTGAGGTTCGAGTCTCCCATAGTGAGCCCAGCGGGGAAAGTGGTGGGCTGGAAGGTGGTTTTTGACCGTAACCGGCCCTTTGCTATTGACATGGCTGGATTTGCAGTCAGCATCAGACTGATCTTGGAGAGGCCTCAAGCCACTTTCAAGCTGGAGGGAGTTAAAGCAGGCTACCAAGAAAGCAGCTTGCTGAAGGATTTGGTGACTATGGATGGACTGGAGCCCAAAGCAGCCAACTGCACAAAG GTTTTGGTCTGGCACACCAGGACCGAGAGGCCAATGCTAGGTAATGAAGGCAAACATGGATTTTCGGACCTAAGGATGGAGGTGTAA